Genomic DNA from Roseofilum reptotaenium CS-1145:
ATGCTAAATTCGATCAATACTTTTCAGTAATCAATGATATTATACACCAATAAAAAGGTATTGAGATTGTTTCTTCTATTCCGAATCGCTTTGAAAATAAACCTTATCATACAAATCTACTAGAGAAATTTCGCAAGGAATCGCCTGAAACTGGATCACAGATTCAGGCTGACTATATTCTGATAACACCCATTGATTGGGTTCAGTTCGATAATATCGCTCCACATGCATCGTATATTGATCGATTAACAGATATTCTTGTAAGCTGGGAATTGTGCGATAGGCTTGAAACTTTTGACCACGATCGTATCCCTGGGTAGACTTCGATAAAACTTCAGCAATTAGAATGGGATTGGTGAGGGTATCCTTGCTCCCTTCTTGCAATTGTAATGCTCCTTGAACGACCATAACATCAGGGTAAGTATAGATCCGTTTTTCGGGAATCCACAATCGCTGATCGGTGGCGAAGACATCATAAGGCTGACGTTTG
This window encodes:
- a CDS encoding Uma2 family endonuclease; its protein translation is MQAEKTQTYTPEEYLEQEVNSDERHEYIDGEIILMTGAMPNHNRIAMSLGATLYLCLKRQPYDVFATDQRLWIPEKRIYTYPDVMVVQGALQLQEGSKDTLTNPILIAEVLSKSTQGYDRGQKFQAYRTIPSLQEYLLIDQYTMHVERYYRTEPNQWVLSEYSQPESVIQFQAIPCEISLVDLYDKVYFQSDSE